A region of Paraburkholderia largidicola DNA encodes the following proteins:
- a CDS encoding methylglyoxal synthase: MTTRVALIAHDHKKDDIVRLAGEYVDTLSRCDLIATGTTGSRISDAHGLKVERMLSGPHGGDLQIGAQLAEGNVDMVIFLRDPMTPQPHEPDINALVRACDVHNVPCATNISTARMILDVLTLRLTHQV, from the coding sequence ATGACAACACGCGTCGCGCTGATCGCGCACGACCATAAGAAGGATGACATCGTCAGGCTGGCGGGTGAATACGTCGACACGCTGTCGCGCTGCGACCTGATCGCGACGGGCACGACGGGTTCGCGCATCAGTGATGCGCATGGTCTGAAAGTCGAGCGGATGCTGTCCGGCCCGCACGGCGGCGACCTGCAGATCGGCGCGCAACTGGCCGAGGGCAACGTCGATATGGTGATTTTCCTGCGCGATCCGATGACGCCGCAGCCGCACGAACCCGACATCAACGCGCTAGTGCGCGCCTGCGATGTCCACAACGTGCCGTGCGCGACGAACATTTCGACGGCACGGATGATCCTCGACGTGCTGACGCTGCGTCTTACGCATCAGGTCTGA
- the upp gene encoding uracil phosphoribosyltransferase, which yields MTQDSRFPNLFILDHPLIQHKLSHMRDRDTSTRTFRELLREITLLMGYEITRNLPMTTRRVSTPLVDIDAPVIAGKKLAIVPVLRAGVGMSDGLLELIPSARVGHIGVYRDDDHRPVEYLVRLPDLEDRIFILCDPMVATGYSAVHAIDVLKRRGVAGENISFLALVAAPEGVQVFQDAHPDVKLFVASLDSHLNEHAYIIPGLGDAGDRLFGTKN from the coding sequence ATGACTCAGGACAGCCGTTTTCCCAATCTTTTCATCCTCGATCACCCGCTGATCCAGCACAAGCTGTCGCACATGCGCGACCGCGACACGTCCACGCGGACGTTCCGCGAACTGCTGCGCGAGATCACGCTGCTGATGGGCTATGAAATCACCCGCAACCTGCCGATGACGACCCGCCGCGTGAGCACGCCGCTCGTCGATATCGACGCGCCTGTGATCGCTGGCAAGAAGCTTGCGATCGTGCCCGTGCTGCGCGCGGGCGTTGGCATGTCGGATGGACTGCTCGAGCTGATTCCGTCGGCGCGGGTCGGGCATATTGGGGTGTATCGCGATGACGACCATCGCCCTGTCGAGTATCTGGTGCGGTTGCCGGATCTCGAGGATCGCATCTTTATTCTTTGCGATCCGATGGTCGCTACCGGTTATTCGGCTGTGCATGCTATCGACGTGCTGAAGCGGCGCGGGGTCGCGGGTGAGAATATTTCGTTTCTCGCGCTCGTTGCTGCGCCTGAGGGCGTGCAGGTGTTTCAGGATGCGCATCCGGATGTGAAGCTGTTCGTTGCTTCTCTTGATTCGCATCTCAATGAGCATGCTTACATTATTCCTGGGCTTGGGGATGCTGGGGATCGGTTGTTCGGGACGAAGAACTGA
- a CDS encoding quinone oxidoreductase family protein has protein sequence MTKAIRFDKTGGPEVMKWVDVEVGEPGNGEILIKQHAVGLNYIDVYFRTGLYPLPLPGGLGMEAAGEVIAVGPGVTDLKAGDRVAYVARPPGAYAQERVLPAAQVVKLPDAIDYEQAASVMLQGLTAQYLLRRTYPVKQGDTILIQAAAGGVGLLVCQWAKALGATVIGTVGSDEKAEIAKAHGCDHPIVYTRENFTKRVREITNGAGVPVVYDSIGKDTFTASLDCLAPLGMFVSFGNASGPLPPIDSSEFAGRGSLFFTRPTLFTYMGKRSDYDAMAAELFDVITSGKVKTSINQRYALADVGKAHADLEARRTTGSTVLVP, from the coding sequence ATGACCAAGGCAATTCGATTCGACAAGACAGGTGGCCCGGAAGTGATGAAGTGGGTCGACGTCGAAGTGGGCGAGCCGGGTAACGGCGAGATCCTTATCAAGCAGCACGCCGTCGGCCTGAACTACATCGACGTGTATTTCCGCACGGGGCTGTATCCGCTGCCGTTGCCGGGCGGTCTCGGGATGGAGGCGGCGGGCGAGGTGATCGCCGTCGGCCCCGGCGTGACGGACCTGAAGGCGGGTGACCGTGTTGCGTACGTCGCGCGGCCGCCGGGCGCATACGCGCAAGAGCGCGTGCTGCCCGCGGCGCAGGTGGTGAAACTGCCTGATGCAATCGACTACGAACAAGCCGCTTCCGTGATGCTGCAAGGGCTGACCGCGCAATATCTGCTGCGCCGCACGTATCCCGTGAAGCAGGGCGACACGATCCTGATCCAGGCGGCCGCGGGCGGTGTCGGTCTGCTCGTGTGCCAGTGGGCGAAGGCGCTGGGCGCGACGGTGATCGGAACGGTCGGTTCCGACGAGAAAGCGGAGATCGCGAAGGCGCACGGCTGCGACCATCCCATCGTCTATACGCGCGAAAACTTCACGAAGCGCGTGCGCGAGATCACGAACGGCGCCGGCGTGCCCGTCGTGTACGACTCGATCGGCAAGGACACGTTTACAGCCTCGCTCGACTGCCTCGCACCGCTCGGCATGTTCGTGAGCTTCGGCAATGCGTCGGGCCCGTTGCCGCCGATTGATTCCTCGGAGTTCGCCGGGCGCGGCTCGCTGTTCTTCACGCGGCCGACGCTCTTCACCTATATGGGCAAGCGCAGCGACTACGATGCGATGGCCGCCGAACTGTTCGACGTGATCACATCGGGCAAGGTGAAGACGAGCATCAATCAGCGCTATGCGCTCGCCGACGTGGGTAAGGCGCATGCGGATCTGGAAGCGCGCAGGACGACGGGGTCGACGGTTCTGGTGCCGTAA
- a CDS encoding SDR family oxidoreductase, with product MDLGIAGKTALVCAASKGLGRGCAEALAAEGVNVTIVARTAETLEATAAAIRAKTGVDVKAVACDITTPEGRAAALAACPQPDILVNNAGGPPPGDFRNFTHDDWIRALEANMLTPIELIRATIDGMISRGFGRVVNITSSSVKAPIDVLGLSNGARSGLTGFVAGVARKVAPDGVTINNLLPGLFDTDRIAVTFEASAKSQNISVDEARKQRMATIPARRFGTPDEFGRACAFLCSVHAGYITGQNWLIDGGSYPGTY from the coding sequence ATGGATCTGGGCATCGCAGGAAAGACCGCGCTGGTGTGCGCGGCAAGCAAGGGACTCGGGCGCGGCTGCGCCGAGGCGCTGGCGGCCGAAGGCGTGAACGTGACGATCGTCGCGCGCACGGCTGAAACGCTCGAAGCCACGGCCGCTGCGATCCGCGCGAAGACGGGTGTCGACGTCAAGGCGGTGGCCTGCGACATCACCACGCCCGAAGGCCGCGCTGCGGCGCTCGCCGCGTGTCCGCAGCCGGACATCCTCGTCAACAATGCGGGCGGGCCGCCGCCCGGCGACTTCCGCAACTTCACGCACGACGACTGGATCCGCGCACTCGAAGCGAACATGCTCACGCCGATCGAACTGATCCGCGCAACCATCGACGGCATGATCTCGCGCGGTTTCGGACGCGTGGTGAATATCACGAGTTCGTCGGTGAAGGCGCCGATCGACGTGCTCGGTCTGTCGAACGGCGCGCGCTCGGGGCTGACGGGTTTCGTCGCGGGCGTCGCGCGCAAGGTCGCGCCGGACGGCGTGACGATCAACAACCTGCTGCCCGGCCTGTTCGATACGGACCGCATCGCCGTGACGTTCGAGGCATCGGCGAAATCGCAGAACATCTCCGTCGACGAAGCGCGCAAGCAGCGCATGGCGACGATTCCCGCACGCCGCTTCGGCACGCCCGACGAATTCGGCCGTGCCTGCGCGTTCCTGTGCAGCGTGCACGCGGGCTATATCACCGGGCAGAACTGGCTGATCGACGGCGGCTCGTACCCCGGCACCTATTGA